The genomic DNA cagatgtcatctaaatctagcattaaggcATATCACTAACACCACTGTCATAGCATCCCCAATCCTCTCCCTCCCTTCCGATCtcttctccctcattttctttGCAATCGACACCACCCCTAGCCTCTGTCACCATCATCGCCACCACATATCTCCATTTCCTTTGTTGCTATCTTCTAATGCCAccgtcaccaccatcattggcCTCCAGCTCTCTCCCTCCCACTACCACCTTCACTGCCCCCTCTCTCAGTTTTCTCTGCCATCTCCAACCAACACCACCTCTGCCttctcaatctccctctcatcTCTGCTCTCTCCCTCCTATCACTTTTGCcttctcaatcaaattttggGTTTGATCAATTTGGGATTTTGAACAGATTATGGTTTGTGGGTTCATCAGATTTGGGgttccgatcagattttggcttgtgagtttaatcaggTTTTGTTATGTTGTGCATGGCTCCATCATTTGGGCAAAGCGATAATTTGTTCTTTTGGCCGTTAATACTAAGTAAtacctcatttttattttcacacACCAAACATGGAATAGTTTTATACCTTCAAATTATACCTTATTTACCAAACCTGGAAGAGTACAATTTTTTCCTATCTTTAACTTTATCCCATCAAGTGGCCCTTTAACTTTAATTTGTATACAAACAGCCCTTTaggtgtaaattaaattttggaaataattaataGGTCTAATAATAAAAGCTTTACAATTGTTGTTCCTTCAGGTCAAGCAGGAAATCTATAACAATTATACCAATATGAATGAGAAGCAATTGCATTTATCTAGTACAAGAATAGAAAAGACTTTCCAAACATTACAAGTATTCACTACTAGGTCTTTATACCTGAAACATTGTTCTGGGTATGCGTCCATTCGTTTCTTGAACTTGAGATAAGTCCTATCAGCACTCAAAGCTTTGTCATATTCATAAGCCTCCTTGTCCCACTTTTCCTCTTGTGGATTATAATCAAGATCATTTTTGGCTTCCTTAATGGAAAGTGAGGTGTAACTTGAAGACAAGAATGTAACTTCCCTACATAATGCCTCTTCTTGTGTATACATGTAGAAGCAAGGCAAAACTGCATGGCAAACACATGAACCAGACATAAACCTTTCATAACACCAATTCAATGGATGCCAAGTCAGAACAACTGGCTGAATCACCAGGTTACAACAAAAGGACAAGAAATTTTTCAAGACGATCATCTAAACCAAGTGAGAGAGAAGACCCAAATAGTGAATTTAATGGACTGCAAGAGttctaattattttagaattttatttacaatacCAACTTTAGAGGATTAGaaatatcaaattttgattCCTACTTTAATTGCATTAAACCTGGTGTTTGGTTGTCAACCTcctgtgttgtttttcttacgGGAGCAGCCTCCACAATAGTCTCAGACTGATGaactttattttgtttcttggGGTAAGAAGCCAAGCTTGCAGCATCAGAAAGTGCCCTACGCAACTCCTCCAGATCTATGTCATCATTGCCCGCGTCTTCATCTTCTATGGAGTCAAATGCCCACAAATCCTCCCGCCAGTCACTGGCTGAAGCTGAAAGGGAAGATGTGGTTGGAGCGATCTCTTCATGATAGTTTACACTTGATTTCCCACCACTAAAAGATTTTTGCACACGAATAGCCCTCCAGCTGCATGTGTCACCAGAATCGCCACCAAGAAGAAAGGATGACTATATCAAAAATAGTCCAAGAGAAATTCTTAAATTAGATTGATAAATGATTAGATGACAATTTTGAAAATACCTTCCAGGAGAGCCCCCACATTTTGGCATTACACAACCAAAAATATAGAGTACACGCTCTTCAATCGTCAGAGTCTTACTCGAAACTGGAGCATAAGCCTTAGAGGCACATTAAAAGAGAAATAGGAGGGGGGAGTATGGTAAATTAAATAGTTTCACCTGAATCACATTTTAAAGACAGATTTCCAAGAAAGAACAGAAGTCACATGGCTTTAGAATGTAAAACCTGCATAACGAGACAGAGCTTGCTTCCACATGCACTGCACAAAAGCAGATCACATCTTAAGGCAGTATTTGGAATTGGCCAGTCCTGTCAAGGAGACATGAAGCTTTACAATTACAAAGTGCATGTCTCAATAACATAACTACATGTACTGATGTACAAGATACAGTACTAACTTACCGGAAGTCCACCTATTTTTGTTGTATAGTGATCAGATGCTTCATGCTTACAATCAGCCCATGGTCCTGGCATGCCTAGAATTACTTCACCCATCGCTTAATCTGTGATAGAACAGAACCGTAAACAAACAAGTGTAGCTTGTATAATATGAATAGGATATGATCCACGCAAAAGATATATTAACTTTGAGCAGAATTAATAGTAGTTTTTCATAgctctaaaccctaaaccctaaatttgCACATCTATACACATAACTTGCATATTCTGCTCATAATTTGGAGCCATCGCGCAGATGGGTTCCAGATCGCTGGAACCCGTCGTCGTTGCGCGGGTTCCGGCTATCTAGAAcccggagagagagagagagagagagagagagatggaggaaCAACCGGCGGCGGCCGATTGCTGCTTCGTCCTCTTCGGTGCCGGCGGGCGGCGTCCGGAAGCGACGCCGAAGATGAGACAAGTGATGCCGGAGATCCAACAACGGGAAAGAGAAGGGAGATGAGAAGAAAGGGATACCGAATATTTGAGATATTTGGGACATAGTgggaaatttttaatttgttgataTAATAGTTCTCTTCCAACTATATCTTTTTAAgcttcaaaattgaaaatctaaTCCCCTTCGACTTTTTTAAAACACATATTCCTAACTTTAAGCTACCTAATGTTTACACCATCCAAACAATTCAATTCATTTAAGAAAAGTTgatcaataattataaaataagttGGTATCGATCAACTTTTAAACTTAGTCAAATAAATTCGTAACAACttagaattataaaataaaataatatttgaaaagcATAACAAAACCCAATAATTTGAAGAACTAAATTATCAATTTAAGCAAATAAAAACTTACATGGATAATGAGGGACTAATTTCTTATAATTCTCAGAGATTTAAAGAAGTAGAAAAAACCTTTGATTGTTTGATTTACATATTTTGCTCAAATCAAAGCAATGGAGCTCATTTATATAGTAACCTAATCAGGACTGGCCCTACCTTGAAGCCATTTATACCATGGCATTAGGCCCCAAAATTAGAAGGCCTAGATTTtagaaatttgtaatatttatatttttttactttttaataattaatattttatttaaaaattaaatataaaatattttaattttttttaacttccttcaccattttccattttttaacCGTTGTTGTGGTGTTTCCCATAAAACTCataatttattagataaacttgattatggaaatttaatcaacaattttgcatctcaaaaagcaagaaaaattaattttatataaagatgAATATAGTCCAACACATATTTGTAGAATGAAAAGTTATTGTTAGTGAATTTTATCCTTTAATACTATCAGTTTAATATTGTGTTTTATTTCTCTCTATAAGAGAATTatgaatgtataattttttgctCGCACTGatctttttagatttttaaaaaaaattagttttatttatttttttattattattgtaagttgtttggtttttttttctgagacattatattttagttgaaaatttattattgttaagagattattatattttgtagttaattgaattttaacttttttttatttaataaaatgatgaaatatttatgtaaaaaaatgtattatttatttttttataaaaaaaattaatactgaAAGGCCTCAACAAACTTTTTCGCCTAAGGCCCCCAACTCTATTGGGCCGGCTCTAAACCTAATCCTACTCTTACTCAAAATGCAAATAATGATCTTACTTCAAACAATAGGCAACGTCATTTTTTCAGTAGCatataacttttaattttggttttgcatatttacaaaaaaataataataattttgttagtaccatgagaattttttgttgtattaacTAGTGGAGACAGATGGAAGTGACGGTGTTAGTGGCTAGATTGTAAGGAAACGGAtataatatgaaatgaaaatagataaataatatttttttttaaaaataagaaatagaaagataggagaaacatgtaaataaaaaaaatatatgggctttcctttaaatataatttttaatataaaaatttattaaaaaaaattagttattcaatttaaaaataaacataaatttcacaatGCCTTAAAACAAATGTAAACACAAATTCTATTATACATTAACTATGACTTACCTATTAAAAactaacaataaattttttaaaaaataataataaaatataatacaatttataaaagttcatCCACTTCATCATTATCTTTCTCTATGGTATCTTGGACATCAACCAAAtccaatatcatttaataaacACATCAACCAAGTTCACACTTGAATTCATTCCCAAACTAAAGTCCAACAACTTAAATTTGTACAATTAAGAGGACAAAGAAGATAGAGTTGTTAAAAACATATTAAATGGTAGCTATGATGGACAAAAATGCTTTGAGAGTGTTGTTTCAAcgttttcaaaatgttttctacATTGAAATGTCGagaaacaccaaaaaaatattcatgggccatttctacaattttgaaaatatctcggggttattttataatattagaaaaatattaaaaaacgtgtcatctctaactcaaaattttgtaatattagaaaaatattattttgtaatattaaaaatgttagagatgaactcaaaatttttaagccTAAATTGaatcttttcttccttcttcattttgtAAAAACCTAAAACAAATGTATCACCACTATCATCTTCCTTCATTCTTCTCAAATCTCGATCTCATCCCTATCCTCATATTGTTGTGAAATGAATTGGAGTAATTATTCCACTATTCATTCATTTAGAATGAATAAATTAACTCTAAAATGTACAAAGGACTTAGTATTTGCTTATAACAATCTTCATCTTTTATCAATAAGCACCTTCCAATATtacgacaaaaaaaaaaaagatgtaaaattaattgaagATGAATTTAGTAGTATGAAAGATGTAGGTGTTCTTGAATTTGCTAATCTCTTCTTGAATAAACCAGCATTAGGGACCATCCTTTTTGATGAAGATGTCAATGAGACCATAGGGACttctataaattatattatgtttgattattttcctttcttgaaTTTAccatttgtttttaattagtaagtAATAGTTCATGGATGATAGaacttgtgtttatttttgtttgaatgtattatgaaatttatgtttatttttagattgaataactatttttataattttctatattaaaaattatatttacaaaaaaaacactatatttttttatttacgtgtTTTCCCacgtttttattttctacttttaaaaaaaatgtcattttctcGTTTTTCGTTTCatattgtgtttattttctattttcattttcatgcaACTTAGGTTGGTGAGTTGGGATGGATAACAAAGTCAGTTATGCTAAATGCTAACTATTTATTGGGTTGAAATGAAAGTGGGCGCATCTGTTTAATTGCTACTTGACAAATTTCacttctaaattaaaaaaatcaataataatttagtttataataattttgaatttgtttattTGATCAAATAGGGCAAACTCAAAATTAGGGTGACACGAATCAACAACCCTagcaagaaaatgtttttatcactttgaaatattataacaacacaatcaaattatcataatgAAAGCAAAATCATTAGGTTATAGACAAAAAACAAAACCCTTTTAAGTCAAAATGAAGCAATATGAGAATCACGAGAAATAAgacaaaaaaacaaacaaaataagaaaaacaaaagaaatcataCTCCTTTAAGCTGAATAAACAGTGACACCAAGTAATTGGAGTTTGTGTTTGTAATGAATAATGGCAAAGGGTAGCAAAGATTCATGTTGAACAGAAAATTGTGGCACTAAGAACAAAAAACATTGATTCATGTTTGTGAATTGATGGTGGCTCAACCTAGTTTGTGTTTATAAATCAACGACGTCACTGAGCAACTAGGTAGTAAGGGGGAACAATGATAAGGGGATGGTTAGAAAGATAGAGAATAATAAAGAGATAAGAGTTAGTAAAACGACAAGTTAgagatataaaaaatttgtGGATAGGAAATGTCAAAATAACATTATTGAGACGTTTCTATGTATCATAGATTGATGGTGGAGATGGTGTCACCACGACAAATATAATACTATAATCTTAAgtctcttttttctcttcagACTCACTatgtttaatttctttcaaactaattgGGTTAAAAGTTTGAACCCAAAAAGTTCACTTGACACATAGTTTCTCCTCtgattttttattggtttttttttttctataattacaATAGAAGGTGgtgtattttataaattttaacaaattatcaaCCAGATAAATACTacacatttataaaattcaagtaAAATGAATGCCACTTCTCAAAATACAAGAatgattgatattatttaaactaaCCTCATGGTAGTCTCTGAACTTTTtccaaataaaagaaataaaaaataaaattaattcttttgcAATTTGCCCATGAATATGATGTTGCAATTTTAACTGTTGATTGGGACaattttaatcaaaaataattttatttttaattttgcttttgttttagAACTCAAAGCTACAAATTTTTCCTTCTACTTTATAgcaaaaaataacttttattgTCAATAAAAGTACCTTTGTAATTTTAACCAAATGCCGCAAAGAACTCACAAAAACACTTGCATTCTAAAAAACACCCTTTTACCTTCTCAGCGCACAACCAAACAAGCCCTGGTGTTGAACAAATGAACATGTGGTAATGTTATTCAGGCAAACAATGTAATTTGAACTAaaatttttccttcttcaacACTGACTCCAAATGATTCCACCATTCGTTTTTGTAATgtaatcaaatttcaaataactgTAACAAACAGACACCCGTAAAATTCGTTCGATGACAGTATAGTATTGTTTGTGATCAATGTCAATGATGCCTGTAGGTAGGTATCTTCAGATGAAATGATACCTGGGGCAGTGAACATTTCCATGTGAAGCTTCCTTTTAATCGCAATCAGCTAAACTATCTCTATccatgtattatatatatacaccacaGTCGAGCCATCTGACCACCCGGGCTTTTAAGGTTTTGGGTTTCAACAAGGTGGAAGTCTATAAGATATCGATACTTTGATGTAAAAGGAGCTGGAAACTTGGGTCATTTCCATCTTTTAGCATTCTTCTGAGCTTTTGATTTTGCTTTGGCATTCTGGAATGCCtgcattttctgttttttacgAGCTTCCCTCTCAGCCTGTGTGAAAATAAAATACGAAACTTATGAGCATTTGTTGGGTTAGCAAAAGATTACCATCAAATGAGTACGAGGCAACATACCTTTGACATTTTTGATTTGGCTTTTGCTTTGGGAGACTTTTCCTCAATATCTGCTTCCCGTTCAAGCTCTCTCTGCCTTGCTTCAATGTTCTTCTCTAGATAATACTGTAATTTTGGATCGTCAGAAACACGCTTTAATACTTGAAAGGTATATATCTTAGCATCCAAGTACAAATTCTGGGTCAAAACTTTTGTGGGTGAGCTCATAAAAGATACATAAATCCATATTGTTATATTGATAGAAGGCAGCGCCTCCTTCATGTTGTGAAGCACCGTAAAGTTTTTGTGTAAGCAAACATGTAAAATTAACATACTTTCAAGTAGAAACAGAGGATGAATCTAATTTTTTGGGTGTTATGTAAAATTAGGTTTTAGCAAAATGGGAATCCCCAGTGGACAATGCTCCTTGCTTAGCGAGGGTTGGGTGACTCTCATTTCATGAGCAGCCTTACCTTTGCATTGCAAAGAGGCAGTTGTTTTCGAGTTATCTTTCTAGTCATAAAAGAGCAAGATTACTATTACTACCAGGGGTAGCCCTCAAAATTGTTTTAGCAATTTCCAGAAAATCATTTTTGAAGCCAGTGGAGATCAAGCACAGATGCAGGTGCAACTGCATCTACGTACAATACAAATAGAGTGTGCCATATATCCCCATCTTCTGATAAGATTCCTTCTTATCCCCCCCGCCagacaaaacacacacacacaaaaactgGGAAATCATTGTTAACCCTAAGTGTTGTACCCTAAGTGTAACGATGATTCCTGCTTTGCAAGGGTCATGGGAAGGATGTATTTGTTTGTAGTGTTGTCTTTTGGTATTTCACTTGAGGCAGAGCCTTTGTAGTAATGGTAAGATCGCTCTTTTGTGACCAGAAGGTGAAATATGTGTGTTCATAAAAAACTATCTCATCACTATGGTTACTAGATAACAGAGATTTTAAGAGGATTGCCATACAGTTGACAATGAAACTGACAACAGGGATCGACATGAATTACCAAAAGACACTGGAAATTCAGCAGTTCAAATTATCTGCCATTAgttagcaaaataaaaaaacaaaaaatctgcCATTTAAATGGCATTAGCAATCTGCTAGATGTCCTTTACCCTGATCTTGCATAATCCAAAGTAAGTCATGTTTGGCTGCAACATTCACCAAACTATTCAAATTATTTTCCAACTTATTACCTGGGCATTATTTATATGATCAGTCTGTACTAAGATGCTGTGATACTATgatgatatattttcatttaaggaTAATAAAAAGTGAAGTTGACACACCCTACAAGGAGAAAAACACCCACCACgccctctccccccccccaaaaaaaaaaaaaaaaactaaaggaaaggaaagaaaagaaagaaagaaaaggttatatttataacaaaacCGAAGCGAGTTTGAAAAGAAGATCAAAATTGCAAGTAGAAGGTCCTATCAATAAATTATGACAATACTTACATTGTAATTGCCTGCATAGTCTTGTAGATTACCATTCTTAACTTCCAATACTCGGTTAACTATTTGTCTTATGAAGTACCGATCATGTGAAACAGTAATGACAGTGCCCTTGTACTCTCTTATTGCTTCCTAATAAGAACAAAGAGTTCAAATGAACGTCAAGGGTCTTCATATATGTTATAAACATATCTTAGTTACAGAAGAAAATGGAACATAAACCAACCTCAAGCATCTCTTTGGAAGGTATATCCAAGTGATTGGTTGGTTCATCTAAAACAAGCAAAGTGGATGGTTTTACCATGAACTTGCAGAAGGCAAGACGTGCCTAAATCCAAAAGGTAAGTCAGGTTAACAGCAGTCCACTCTCAATAAAAACAGAAAGACAGAAATATAAAACACCATCTGCAAACCCTACCAAAGCTAGCAGAACATGCATAATTCATCAAAAGTAACTTGCCAGTTGATCAAATCTCTTGTCAAATAAACCACATCAGACACCTTGTCCCAAGCAGGAACATCCATATAACTACAATATAGCTTAGAGTGAGTTGCACCTTATAAATTTGAACCTGTCTTCAAATGTATATGACTATCTGTCAGATTAATGTATTGTCCGTCAAcaggtaaattaattttctttcttgtctttgatattccccccccccccccccccccccaaacaaaaatTAGACAATGTTAATTTTACAAGAACGAGTATCATATAGAACAAAAGGCACGCCAATGCCCAAGATAATTAATCAACAGAAGACAGGTATAAAGAACTAAGCCAATAAAGGATagtcattcttcttctttttataacAGATAACAGGCTATCATTCTTACTGGAGACAGTACTTTATGAGTGGGTTGACTTGACTGTATTAGATGAAGCCCATGGAGTTGACAAAAATCACTTCATCATTTATCCATGGTACTTCAGGTCTATGCCCCAACCAAAGACAACCAAAACACTTCAGTTAACTCCCCAAATATGTTCCACCAGCAACAAGGTTAGTAAATTTTTACCTAAACAGTCAatggatcttttttttttttttttttgggctttgCTGATATTGTCATATGGCTGAGCCATGAACCTCTTATGTTCAATGCTAATTCTAATCCTATACCCATCAACCAATAACTAAAACTATAGTCATTCTTTGCAACAAAGgcaattaaataattct from Diospyros lotus cultivar Yz01 chromosome 4, ASM1463336v1, whole genome shotgun sequence includes the following:
- the LOC127799346 gene encoding uncharacterized protein LOC127799346, whose amino-acid sequence is MGEVILGMPGPWADCKHEASDHYTTKIGGLPDWPIPNTALRCDLLLCSACGSKLCLVMQAYAPVSSKTLTIEERVLYIFGCVMPKCGGSPGSWRAIRVQKSFSGGKSSVNYHEEIAPTTSSLSASASDWREDLWAFDSIEDEDAGNDDIDLEELRRALSDAASLASYPKKQNKVHQSETIVEAAPVRKTTQEVDNQTPVLPCFYMYTQEEALCREVTFLSSSYTSLSIKEAKNDLDYNPQEEKWDKEAYEYDKALSADRTYLKFKKRMDAYPEQCFRYSFGGKPLLATGAAVDPGICSLCGGSRHYEMQLMPPLLYFLQEEALDSEDYSLENWDWMTVIVYTCSMSCSQPSQQNSNADGWIIAEEAVTIQYEELLPELIQHMWKSGL